The Spinacia oleracea cultivar Varoflay chromosome 2, BTI_SOV_V1, whole genome shotgun sequence DNA segment acgttcttaaacagatctccagatttgaagagcgaggttaaaaatcgctccgagattacaactcgaatcgacgttacaatccgagccgaggtaaagaaaccgctccgagattacaactcgaaccgatgttacaatccgagccgattttagaagcacgttcttaaacagatctccggatttgaagagcgaggttaaaaatcgctccgagattacaactcgaatcgacgttacaatccgagccgaggtaaagaaaccgctccgagattacaactcgaaccgatgttacaatccgagccgattttagaagcacgttcttaaacagatctccggatttgaagaacgaggttaaaaatcgctcaaagattacaactcgaatcgatgttacaatccgagccgaaggtaaaaagccgctcaaagattacaactcgaaccgatgttacaatccgagccgattttagaagcacgttcttaaacagatctccggatttgaagagcgaggttaaaaatcgctccgagattacaactcgaatcgatgttacaatccgagccgaaggtaaaaagccgctcaaagattacaactcgaaccgatgttacaatccgagccgattttagaagcacgttcttaaacagatctccggatttgaagagcgaggttaaaaatcgctccgagattacaactcgaatcgacgttacagtccgagccgaaggtaaaaatccgaaggataaaaccgagccgaaggtaaaaatccgaaggataaaaccgagccgaaggtaaaaatccgaaggataaaatccGAAGGatggtaaaaatccgaaggataaaaccgagccgaaggtaaaaatccgaaggataaaaccgagccgaaggtaaaaatccgaaggataaaaccgagccgaaggtaaaaatccgaaggataaaaccgagccgaaggtaaaaatccgaaggataaaaccgagccgaaggtaaaaatccgaaggatggtaaaaatccgaaggataaaaccgagccgaaggtaaaaatccgaaggataaaaccgagccgaaggtaaaaatccgaaggataaaaccgagccgaaggtaaaaatccgaaggataaaaccgagccgaaggtaaaaaatccgaaggataaaaccgagcaagtgatcaaaatcaaaacccaacccatttttcaaatagaattgggtctggggggcatttgttggggtgttaaaatgggctcaccattttaacccaaaagccaataaaatccactcaagcccaatatcacttacaaggcctcaaaggcccaacaaggcactatatatacccctcaaagggcaaggtaaaagaggtcattctctaaccctagagaagccaccttactctctttctctcccctaaacacctcattttatacatcaaatgtactgacttgagcgtcggaggctccgcctcggggacccccccttggcccggagttcatctcGCATATATTATTTTATCTATCAAATGTACTGCTTATAATTAATTGTTTTTATTacatatattattttaatttttctacTATATTTCATTGTTTTATGATCATATTTCGTATGCTTACCTTGTTAATCCTATTAAAAGTTATTTCGAAACAGCTAATAAAAATTGGTAATACCGTGATATCCGGCCTGATCGAGGTTTCGAATAGGGCATGTTGGAATCATATTCTTCTTTACCCctattatttttcctttttttttaaccTATTTTTATTATCAAATGATTCAACTGTACCTTATTATTGCAATACCAGCCAATTTTGCTACGATCACCTTCAATTTAATTGTGACGGTGCAAAATACTAAATACTTATACATGCATTTCCTTCTAATGTGACACATATCCTTTCTAAATGGCTATGTGTCACTCAACATTTTCTATATCATTGTTTTTATCACTTGCTAGCTACTTCTATTATTTCATTACCACAAACAAGACCTGACAAATTACAACTCATTTCCTTAAATTACTCACTTttggcaaaaataaaaaataattagtgCACAATGTTTGCAACAAAAAACCTTGTAATAATACAATTatgtttattattattgttgcaaATTTCTATAAGTCATTGCTCTTTATCAACATCCCAAAAGAAAGGAGTTGATGGAGATAATGTTGCAGCTTGTACAAATAATTGTACCATTATTTGTCAATTTCCATGTCAACCACCACCAAGGCCGCCAACGCCGTCACcaccgccgccaccaccaccaccgccgcgaAGCTACTTGACGGAAACTCCACCACCACCGGCATCTTCAGGTTCTCAAGGGGTTAATTGTCCTCCGGGAAGTGTGCCATGTTGTGAGTACCCTAATAGTCCTCCAATGAGTGGAGGAGGGCCTTTTGATCAAGGAAGTCAAGGTCAATATGTTCCACCAAGTCCTTATACTTATGTGCCCTACAATAACTTCTCTGCTTCTACAACCACTAGGTCTACTAGTGACTTGTTTGGGAAGCCTCTTTTTTCTGCTATTTTCTTCATGTTCTTCTTTTCTTTAACTTAATATAAAGTGTATATGTTCATACAATTTAATGTAGGGTAAAGTTGCATGCACTAATTAATCCTGTGTGTTAGTCGAGTTTGTGAAATCGATATACATGTATACACTTGAGTTAGATATACTTCTCCCGTTTCTTTATAGAGGCATGATATTGATTTTAACACCACTCATTTACTAACTtttactacctctgtttcattaagttctttacgctttgaaaaatgtgttcaacaattaaaactttgaccataaataaCCACTTATGTGATTTCAATAGTACGGACTCTGTCCTACGGAGTAGCTAGAGTGTGTGACACATACTTAATATAAATAAGATACGTcaaagaaagaaataaataaataacacaagttgGAGGAATTGGAGGGGAATTCTTCTTGTTATTTGAAGGTCACAGATCGACCTATCAGCTCCAAAATGTTTGAGAGTCGCTCAATTATAGACTAGCATAGCTGAGCTGACTAACATATGATAGATATTGGTTTTGTAAGGTGCTTCttcttaataactttgaaaaggAAGACACAAGAGATACACGCGTGTTGAGTATTAACCCACGTGACAAAAGATGACCTGAATGTCAACTAggttaggccctgttcttctggactttatttggctgaactgaatggagctgaact contains these protein-coding regions:
- the LOC130467115 gene encoding formin-like protein 5; this encodes MFATKNLVIIQLCLLLLLQISISHCSLSTSQKKGVDGDNVAACTNNCTIICQFPCQPPPRPPTPSPPPPPPPPPRSYLTETPPPPASSGSQGVNCPPGSVPCCEYPNSPPMSGGGPFDQGSQGQYVPPSPYTYVPYNNFSASTTTRSTSDLFGKPLFSAIFFMFFFSLT